A section of the Chelmon rostratus isolate fCheRos1 chromosome 16, fCheRos1.pri, whole genome shotgun sequence genome encodes:
- the rragcb gene encoding ras-related GTP binding Cb has protein sequence MMSIQYEEPTLTGSYDVVGSFPKSFGYGVEEPDMEESSTSADKPRILLMGLRRSGKSSIQKVVFHKMSPNETLFLESTNKIYKDDISSSSFVNFQIWDFPGQVDFFDPTFDSEMIFKGTGALIFVIDAQDDYVEALGRLHLTVSRAYKVNPDINFEVFIHKVDGLSDDHKIETQRDIHQRANDDLADASLEKVHLSFYLTSIYDHSIFEAFSKVVQKLIPQLPTLENLLNIFISHSGIEKAFLFDVVSKIYIATDSSPVDMQSYELCCDMIDVVIDVSCIYGLMQDGSGCAYDKESLAIIKLNNTTVLYLKEVTKFLALVCILREESFERKGLIEYNFHCFRKAIHEVFEVGTSPQGVSSSSKNLKYAALNGGPV, from the exons ATGATGTCTATTCAGTATGAGGAGCCTACATTGACGGGGAGTTACGATGTTGTGGGGTCGTTTCCCAAAAGTTTTGGTTATGGTGTGGAGGAGCCGGACATGGAAGAGAGCTCCACATCAGCTGACAAACCGAGAATACTGCTGATGGGACTGAGGCGGAGTGGAAAGTCATCTATTCAGAAG GTTGTATTCCACAAGATGTCACCCAATGAGACGCTGTTCCTCGAGAGCACCAACAAAATCTACAAGGACGacatctccagcagctccttcgTCAACTTCCAGATCTGGGACTTTCCTGGCCAGGTGGACTTCTTTGACCCCACGTTTGACAGCGAGATGATCTTCAAGGGAACCGGCGCTTTGATCTTTGTCATCGACGCTCAG GATGACTACGTCGAGGCCCTCGGGCGGCTACATCTCACTGTGTCCCGAGCCTACAAAGTGAATCCAGACATCAACTTTGAGGTGTTCATCCATAAAGTAGACGGTCTCTCGGATGACCACAAAATAGAAACACAACGAGACATTCATCAGAGGGCCAACGATGATCTGGCAGATGCCAGCCTGGAGAAAGTACACCTCAG CTTCTACTTAACCAGCATCTACGACCACTCCATATTCGAGGCCTTCAGCAAAGTCGTCCAGAAGCTTATTCCTCAGTTACCAACGCTGGAGAAccttttgaacattttcatatcT CACTCTGGGATCGAGAAAGCCTTCCTGTTCGATGTTGTTAGCAAGATCTACATCGCCACAGACAGCTCTCCTGTGGACATGCAGTCCTACGAACTCTGCTGTGACATGATAGATGTTGTCATTGATGTCTCCTGTATTTACGG GCTCATGCAGGACGGCAGTGGCTGTGCTTATGACAAGGAGTCTTTGGCTATCATCAAGCTCAACAACACGACAGTGCTTTATTTGAAAGAGGTCACGAAGTTCCTCGCTCTCGTCTGCATcctcagagaggagagctttgaGAGGAAAG GTTTGATAGAGTACAATTTCCATTGTTTCCGAAAAGCCATCCACGAAGTCTTCGAAGTCGGCACCTCACCACAAGGAGTCAGCTCGTCCAGCAAGAACCTGAAGTACGCCGCGCTGAACGGGGGTCCTGTTTAA